A stretch of Oncorhynchus gorbuscha isolate QuinsamMale2020 ecotype Even-year linkage group LG24, OgorEven_v1.0, whole genome shotgun sequence DNA encodes these proteins:
- the marcksl1b gene encoding MARCKS-related protein 1-B, with protein sequence MGSQASKGGVAADAATVKPNGQENGHVKSNGDATDTAAPNGSADAKEPEVGAGGDAIEPAPDGEAAKPEGDAAAKDISKKKKHFFLKKSFNFKGLKLKKTKKEEVKEEEEAAVSAEEKPAENGAAVATEEKKAEEEEVVAAAADAPKAEEAQAKAEEAPKEEEEVKEAAAPAPEPTKPTEETSSTPAAVAPSQQNAE encoded by the exons ATGGGTTCCCAAGCGTCCAAGGGAGGGGTAGCTGCGGATGCCGCCACCGTCAAACCGAATGGACAG GAGAACGGCCATGTCAAGTCCAATGGGGATGCCACAGACACGGCCGCTCCAAATGGTTCTGCCGACGCCAAGGAGCCTGAAGTGGGTGCTGGAGGGGACGCCATCGAGCCAGCGCCCGATGGTGAGGCCGCCAAACCAGAAGGTGATGCCGCTGCCAAGGATATCTCCAAGAAGAAGAAACATTTCTTCCTGAAGAAATCTTTCAACTTCAAGGGCCTGAAACTGAAGAAGACCAagaaggaggaggtgaaggaggaagaggaggcggcCGTTTCCGCTGAGGAGAAACCCGCAGAGAACGGAGCCGCTGTGGCTACGGAGGAGAAgaaagcagaggaggaggaggttgtgGCGGCTGCTGCAGATGCCCCTAAGGCCGAGGAGGCGCAGGCTAAAGCAGAGGAGGCacctaaggaggaggaggaggtaaagGAGGCGGCTGCACCTGCCCCAGAGCCCACCAAACCAACAGAAGAGACCAGCTCGACCCCCGCGGCAGTAGCCCCCTCCCAACAGAATGCAGAGTGA